One region of Rhizoctonia solani chromosome 9, complete sequence genomic DNA includes:
- a CDS encoding alpha/beta hydrolase family protein: MSTPELHPLGHESKVAHLSTGHHYRYVDIHPPKGVTTIVTALLLHGFPDSAYGWRHQVKGWSARGIRLIIPDMLGYHGSSQPTDPEQYAMKRLSDELEELLPVPGLLCLPESTTVIDANVDRFVNLMYTSAKQVVTGECPSIEKTGVIEGWLKDETKSVTSELLSKEELNTMLSEIKAGVGFGAMLNYYRTRKINHELEKDLPQDIRPDIPKLMVIPSADVAVPTTMSVNAEKNLKNTEIVWIEGLCGHWVQLERPEESERIVGEWVERFSAKDWVP, from the exons ATGTCTACACCTGAACTTCACCCTCTAGGCCACGAGAGTAAGGTCGCTCACCTTTCCACAGGCCATCACTACCGTTATGTGGATATCCACCCTCCCAAGGGCGTTACAACCATTGTCACGGCACTATTACTCCATGGATTCCCAGACTCTGC CTATGGATGGCGTCACCAGGTAAAAGGCTGGTCAGCACGAGGCATCCGTTTGATCATACCCGATATGCTTGGATATCATGGAAGCTCTCAGCCAACCGATCCCGAGCAGTACGCCATGAAGCGACTAAGTGACGAACTCGAAGAGCTT CTTCCAGTACCAGGTCTTCTTTGTCTCCCCGAGTCTACAACAGTTATCGATGCCAAT GTTGATCGGTTCGTTAACCTAATGTATACCTCGGCAAAACAAGTCGTAACTGGCGAATGTCCATCAATTGAGAAAACCGGAGTGATCGAGGGCTGGCTGAAAGATGAGACCAAAAGCGTAACATCTGAGCTGCTCTCAAAAGAG GAATTAAATACTATGCTATCCGAGATCAAGGCCGGTGTAGGATTCGG GGCGATGCTCAACTACTATCGCACTCGTAAAATCAATCATGAGCTAGAAAAAGATCTTCCACAGGATATCCGACCTGATATACCCAAGTTGATGGTCATTCCTTCGGCTGATGTTGCCGTCCCAACAACAATGTCGGTGAATGCTGAAAAGAATCTCAAGAACACCGAGATCGTGTGGATTGAAGGGCTCTGTGGTCATTGGGTCCAGCTGGAGAGGCCTGAAGAGAGCGAAAGGATTGTGGGAGAATGGGTGGAACGCTTTTCAGCGAAGGACTGGGTTCCGTGA